A region of the Aphelocoma coerulescens isolate FSJ_1873_10779 chromosome 1, UR_Acoe_1.0, whole genome shotgun sequence genome:
ATTCATGGGTCTGGAATTGAGAAGGTGAGGGCACATTGTTCTCTAAACCAGACatatttctttataaataagCACAAATGCAGGATGCAGATTAATGGGGCCCACCACTGTTCCAGGCTCTGCTCACTACAGTATCAGCCAAAGTAATGGATGAAGATGGATGACACATTTTCAATTTATAACGCAGAACAGGTCTAAATTCACTGTCTAGACTAACAAGCTCTGTGGCATATGGGTGAGATAGAAGCTGAGATAGTGAAACAGCTGCAGAAGGTGGGGTTTTTGTCAGTGTTCTTCTAGGTGGACTGCTCTACTTGACTAGCTTGTTGTTGTCAGTGCTTATAGGTTGCTGTCATCTTTTGATCCCAAATGTGTGCCCACATATAAAAAGTGGTCAGCTAAAGGTAGCAATAATCCTTGGATAAATACAGCTTTATTGTCTGGAGTGCTCCTCTAGGATAGGGCTGGAGGCTGTATAATTTTCTACATATTAAAGCAGTTGCACTTGATTGGTCTAGTTATAATTTATAGACCTTCAACACAGCCTGAAAGATACTAGTTACGATATAAGACCTCTTTGTCTCCTGACatatgctgctgcttctgttggGTTTCATGTTGCATCGCCTTCCACATTGTCAGGTACTGCTGTTACCAGAGACCCACAGAGCTTTCTGTCACTCGAgacaaaaatataaacaattggacacaagatgtgTAGATTAATACAGCTGGCTATCTCACATCCCTAAGGAAAAGCATAGGCAAATCTTATGCATGTTAAAGGTTAATCATTAAATCTTTCCCTGATTTGCACATTCAGGAAGAACATCAATAATTCCTCACTATCATTTCCAGATCCACTATCATTTGCAGATGTCTTTCTGTTCCTAAATATAAGGTGAACAGGCAGGAGCTGGAACTAGTCAGGTACCACCAGAACTGCTCAACTTCCTGCACAGCTACACAGGCTAATCAGGCAGAAGTGACCAAAGCAACAAGATGTTGCCACCAGTTCTCATCACTTCAATAAGCATTGTAGCTATTGAAGTTGTTGTTGGATTTATTGGAAATGGATTTATTACAACTGTTAATATCATTAAATggatcaaaagcaaaaaaatttccTCTGCTGACATGATCCTGATCTTTCTGAGCACATCAAGATTCATCTTGCAGGTGACGATCCTGATGCACATCCACAGTCTCTACTTTGCAGATGTGCTTAAGTTGGCGTCGGTGTACAAAGACTTTGGTGCTGTGTGGATGTTTGTGAACCATGCCAGCTTGTGGTTCAGTACCTGGCTCTATGTACTCTACTGTGTAAAAATAGTCAAAGTCACCCactggctgctgctgaaaatcaaGTGCAGAATAgctgggatgatcccatggcTTCTTCTTGGATCGCTGGTGATCTCTTCTATGACTGCTCTTCCTTTGCTATGGATTACACCCAGCACTTACCTGTGCAGCTCAACAGGGAATTGCAGAGAAAATAGCACAGCTCATATCACGAACTGGGATAGTTCATATCTCTACTTGCTGGTTCTTTACTTTGTAGGTTGCTTTTTCCCTCTAGTACTCTCTGTGGTGACCTCAGCTCTGATAATTACTTCTCTGTGGAAACACAGAAAGACGATGCAATGTTACACAGATACTTTCAGGGATGCTATGATAGATGTTCACCTAACTGCTATTAAATCCATTATTTCTTTCTTAATCCTGTATATTTCCAGTTTTGTAGCTCAAATTCTGTTGATACTGTCGACATCTGAAAGTAAAGATGTTGTGAAAGTTGCAATATCCTTAGTTGTAGCTGGGGCATATCCTTCTATGCACTCAATTATCCTGATAATAGTCAATTCAAAACTGAAACTGGCATTTAGGAactttttcctgcattttaagTGCCATTTTGAAGATAAGCCTCCAAGCCCCAGGCTTGAGAGAAATACTCTCCAGTAAGAGATCTGAAATCAAGACACTTATGCATTGTTTCACTGTCTTTTTTCTAAACTGGTAACTTTCATCTTCCAGAGACTTCTGTGACTAGTCCTCCTTAACATTTCAGAGCATCTGAAATAACATGCATTTTTGCCTTACTTGTGCACCAGTCCAGCTCCTTCCATGCTACTTTATATAGAGTGAGAATAAAAATGTACTGAATGAAAGCAatgtacttaaaaataaatcagtttcaGGTTGCTTTGTGATTTCAGATTATCAGTTTAAGGCTGAAATTTTTATGACCTGTTTGAATGGAAGAAAATGGGACTAAAACAGACAAGAATGTACAGAACTCACAAATACCAGCTCTCGGCTAAAGGATTTTTCACCTGAGAAGATTAAAATTTGACTAAAAACATGTGCAAGTCATAGCTAGTGTtgcatggaaaaagaaaatgctttgaaaCTGGAAAACCT
Encoded here:
- the LOC138119292 gene encoding taste receptor type 2 member 40-like produces the protein MLPPVLITSISIVAIEVVVGFIGNGFITTVNIIKWIKSKKISSADMILIFLSTSRFILQVTILMHIHSLYFADVLKLASVYKDFGAVWMFVNHASLWFSTWLYVLYCVKIVKVTHWLLLKIKCRIAGMIPWLLLGSLVISSMTALPLLWITPSTYLCSSTGNCRENSTAHITNWDSSYLYLLVLYFVGCFFPLVLSVVTSALIITSLWKHRKTMQCYTDTFRDAMIDVHLTAIKSIISFLILYISSFVAQILLILSTSESKDVVKVAISLVVAGAYPSMHSIILIIVNSKLKLAFRNFFLHFKCHFEDKPPSPRLERNTLQ